The Collimonas fungivorans Ter331 genome has a segment encoding these proteins:
- a CDS encoding D-amino acid dehydrogenase has protein sequence MKVIVLGAGVIGTSSAWFLNKEGHDVTVIERQPGAAQETSFANGCQISVSHAEPWANPQAPLKVLKWLGQEDAPLLYRFRPEWLQWKWALNFLRECTPARTNDNIRQIVAICEYSRQTLQAVRAETGVDYDCLTRGILHFYTEQKEFDISLPAAQLMRDLGCPRDSISADEVVRIEPALARIRDKIVGGDFTATDESGDVYKFTSGLADKAAEAGVKFQYNTSVTRLITEGSGAGAKITGVEVINADGRHEVLHADAFVVAMGSFSTPLLKPLGIELMIYPGKGYSATYRITNPEAAPSVSLTDDGYKLVVSRLGDRLRVAGTCELNGYTRELNTTRCEAITRRTRELFPDGCDYDDPVYWTGLRPMTPSNVPYIGKTRISNLFLNTGHGTLGWTMGCGSGRAIAEIISGRRPEVDFAFTGMPRQAPQPLILPRPVQA, from the coding sequence ATGAAAGTAATTGTATTGGGCGCTGGCGTTATCGGAACCAGTTCTGCATGGTTCCTGAACAAGGAAGGTCACGATGTGACAGTGATCGAACGCCAGCCCGGCGCGGCGCAAGAGACCAGTTTTGCCAACGGGTGCCAGATTTCGGTATCGCATGCCGAACCCTGGGCCAATCCGCAGGCGCCGCTGAAGGTGCTGAAATGGCTGGGGCAGGAAGATGCGCCGCTGCTGTACCGCTTCCGCCCGGAATGGCTGCAATGGAAGTGGGCGCTGAATTTCTTGCGCGAGTGCACCCCGGCCCGCACCAACGACAATATCCGCCAGATCGTCGCCATCTGCGAATACAGCCGCCAGACCTTGCAAGCCGTGCGCGCCGAAACCGGCGTCGACTACGATTGCCTGACGCGCGGCATCCTGCATTTCTATACCGAACAAAAAGAATTCGACATTTCGCTGCCTGCCGCGCAACTGATGCGCGACCTGGGCTGCCCGCGCGATTCCATCAGCGCCGACGAAGTGGTCCGGATCGAACCGGCGCTGGCGCGCATCCGCGACAAGATCGTCGGCGGCGACTTTACCGCCACCGATGAATCGGGCGACGTCTACAAATTCACCTCCGGCCTGGCCGACAAGGCTGCCGAAGCCGGCGTCAAGTTCCAGTACAACACCAGCGTCACTCGCCTGATCACCGAAGGCAGCGGCGCCGGCGCCAAGATCACCGGCGTCGAGGTCATCAATGCCGACGGCCGCCATGAAGTGCTGCATGCCGATGCGTTCGTGGTCGCCATGGGCAGCTTCTCGACGCCGCTGCTGAAGCCGCTCGGCATCGAGCTGATGATCTATCCGGGCAAGGGTTACTCCGCCACCTACCGCATCACCAACCCGGAGGCGGCGCCCAGCGTTTCGCTCACCGACGACGGCTACAAGCTGGTGGTGTCGCGCCTGGGCGACCGCCTGCGGGTGGCCGGCACCTGCGAACTGAACGGCTACACGCGCGAACTCAACACCACCCGCTGCGAAGCGATCACGCGCCGCACTCGCGAGCTGTTCCCCGACGGTTGCGATTACGACGATCCGGTTTACTGGACCGGCTTGCGGCCGATGACGCCATCCAATGTGCCGTATATCGGCAAGACCAGGATCAGCAACCTGTTCCTCAACACCGGCCACGGTACGCTCGGCTGGACCATGGGCTGCGGCTCAGGCCGCGCCATCGCCGAGATCATCTCGGGCCGCCGGCCGGAAGTCGACTTCGCATTTACCGGCATGCCGCGGCAAGCGCCGCAGCCGCTGATCCTGCCGCGTCCGGTGCAAGCATGA
- a CDS encoding FMN-dependent NADH-azoreductase, translated as MTRTLLLNSGPHSDASHGYQLAKEAIAASGIDNVQITERDLVKTPIPPIGRDYAIALTSQTAADAKAFEWSERLIAELEQHDMLFIVTPMHNFTVPAALKLWLDHVIRINRSFHATPQGKVGLIKDRPTFVLVSSGGFHVGERAKQADFLTPYLRYALASIGISDVHFFPLQGLVFGSEAVALAVQDARQGLAEKLPLATACL; from the coding sequence ATGACACGTACTCTGCTATTGAACAGCGGCCCGCACAGCGATGCCAGCCATGGTTATCAACTCGCAAAGGAAGCGATTGCCGCATCGGGCATCGACAACGTACAGATCACCGAACGCGACCTGGTGAAAACGCCCATTCCGCCAATCGGGCGCGATTATGCAATTGCCCTCACTTCGCAAACGGCGGCCGATGCAAAGGCATTCGAATGGTCGGAACGCCTGATCGCCGAACTGGAACAGCACGACATGCTGTTCATCGTCACGCCGATGCACAACTTCACCGTCCCCGCCGCGCTCAAACTGTGGCTCGACCATGTGATCCGCATCAATCGCAGTTTCCATGCGACGCCGCAAGGCAAGGTCGGACTGATCAAAGACCGCCCGACCTTTGTACTGGTCAGCTCTGGCGGTTTTCATGTGGGAGAACGGGCGAAACAGGCTGACTTCCTGACGCCGTACCTGCGCTATGCGCTGGCATCGATCGGCATCAGCGATGTGCATTTTTTCCCGCTACAAGGATTGGTCTTCGGCTCGGAAGCCGTGGCGCTGGCAGTGCAGGACGCACGCCAGGGATTGGCTGAAAAATTGCCCTTGGCCACTGCATGCCTATAG
- a CDS encoding glutaredoxin family protein, producing the protein MKAGTKFAATVFLLTLAAGAQAQLYKSTGPDGKVTYSDIPPAKGNVTQQKTGAGISDVNDGLPYELAQAVKNSPVTLYSSEKCIPCDDGRKMLNERGIPFSEKTVKSNEDIAALRKVTSENQLPILTVGRNKESGFSSPAWGAALTAAGYPETSRLPKTYRNAAPVAAAPTVVEPGKIAPAAAGSASNGDTPPAAGNAPPGFRF; encoded by the coding sequence ATGAAAGCTGGGACTAAATTCGCTGCAACGGTTTTTCTGCTGACGCTGGCCGCCGGCGCGCAAGCGCAACTGTACAAATCGACCGGCCCCGACGGCAAAGTTACCTATAGCGACATCCCGCCTGCCAAGGGTAACGTGACGCAACAGAAAACCGGCGCCGGCATCAGCGACGTCAACGACGGCTTGCCTTATGAACTGGCGCAGGCGGTCAAGAATAGTCCGGTCACTCTGTACAGCTCGGAGAAATGCATTCCGTGCGACGATGGCCGCAAAATGCTGAACGAGCGCGGCATCCCGTTCAGTGAAAAGACCGTCAAGAGCAATGAAGATATTGCCGCCTTGCGCAAGGTCACCAGTGAAAACCAGCTGCCGATACTGACAGTCGGCCGCAACAAGGAAAGCGGCTTTTCTTCCCCCGCCTGGGGCGCGGCGCTGACAGCCGCCGGTTATCCGGAAACCAGCCGCTTGCCAAAAACCTATCGCAATGCCGCTCCGGTCGCCGCTGCGCCAACCGTTGTCGAGCCCGGCAAGATCGCCCCAGCGGCCGCCGGCAGCGCCAGCAATGGCGACACTCCGCCGGCAGCCGGCAACGCGCCGCCCGGATTCCGTTTTTAA
- a CDS encoding SDR family oxidoreductase, whose amino-acid sequence MKILIIGGSGLIGSKVAANLRQLGYDVVAGSPSTGINTMTGEGLADAVKGAQVVIDLSNSPSFEDKAVLEFFETSGRNLLAAEQAAGVKHHIALSVVGTERMLDSGYFRAKMAQENLVKASTLPYTIVRSTQFFEFLGSIAQSGTVGNEIRLSPAHVQPISSDDIAAIVSDTALVQAINGTFDAAGPEKIGLADLMQRYLNARGDKRIVVPDANAAYFGAQINDQSLTPAGAARLGDTGFAAWFSKSQPARQTGTGVSIRPALPAQR is encoded by the coding sequence ATGAAAATCCTCATCATCGGCGGCAGCGGCCTGATCGGATCGAAAGTCGCCGCCAATCTGCGTCAGCTCGGTTACGACGTCGTCGCCGGCTCGCCGAGCACCGGCATCAATACAATGACCGGCGAAGGCTTGGCGGATGCAGTCAAAGGCGCACAGGTCGTCATCGATTTGAGCAACTCGCCTTCGTTCGAAGACAAGGCCGTGCTCGAATTCTTTGAAACCTCCGGCCGCAACCTGCTTGCCGCGGAACAGGCAGCCGGCGTCAAGCATCACATTGCGCTGTCGGTGGTCGGCACCGAGCGCATGCTCGACAGCGGCTACTTCCGCGCCAAGATGGCGCAGGAAAACCTGGTCAAGGCATCGACGCTGCCGTACACCATCGTGCGCTCGACGCAGTTCTTCGAATTCCTCGGCAGCATTGCGCAGTCCGGCACGGTCGGCAACGAAATCCGCTTGTCGCCGGCGCATGTGCAACCGATTTCATCGGACGACATCGCGGCGATCGTATCGGACACAGCGCTGGTGCAAGCGATCAACGGCACATTCGATGCGGCCGGTCCGGAAAAGATCGGGCTTGCCGACCTGATGCAGCGCTACCTGAACGCCCGCGGCGACAAACGCATCGTCGTGCCGGATGCCAACGCGGCCTACTTCGGCGCGCAAATCAACGATCAATCGCTGACGCCGGCCGGCGCCGCGCGCCTCGGCGACACAGGGTTTGCCGCCTGGTTCAGCAAGTCGCAGCCGGCTCGACAAACCGGAACGGGAGTATCGATTCGCCCCGCTCTGCCGGCACAACGTTAG
- the folD gene encoding bifunctional methylenetetrahydrofolate dehydrogenase/methenyltetrahydrofolate cyclohydrolase FolD — MPAQLIDGNLLSQQLRADVAKRAAALTAQGKQPGLAVILVGDSPASQVYVRNKVKACEDNGLHSVLEKYDADLTEAALLARIDALNHDPKINGILVQLPLPAHIDAHKVIEAIAAEKDVDGFHISNAGLLMTGQPLFRPCTPYGVMKMLESVNFPVRGAHAVIVGASNIVGKPQAMLLLQAGATVTICNSKTRDLGLHTRMADILVVATGKRNIVTADMVKPGAAVIDVGMNRDDNGKLCGDVDFANAKEVAGYITPVPGGVGPMTITMLLVNTIEAAERM, encoded by the coding sequence ATGCCAGCCCAACTGATCGACGGAAACCTCCTCTCCCAACAACTCCGCGCCGACGTCGCCAAACGCGCCGCCGCGTTGACCGCGCAGGGCAAACAGCCCGGCCTGGCGGTGATCCTGGTCGGCGATAGCCCGGCTTCGCAGGTGTATGTGCGCAACAAGGTCAAGGCTTGCGAAGACAACGGCTTGCATTCAGTGCTGGAAAAATATGATGCCGACCTGACCGAAGCGGCCCTGCTGGCGCGTATCGATGCCTTGAACCACGACCCGAAGATCAACGGCATCCTGGTGCAGCTGCCGTTGCCGGCGCATATCGACGCGCATAAGGTGATCGAAGCCATCGCCGCCGAAAAAGACGTCGACGGTTTCCATATCAGCAACGCTGGCCTGCTGATGACCGGCCAGCCGCTGTTTCGCCCTTGCACCCCTTACGGCGTGATGAAAATGCTGGAATCGGTGAATTTCCCGGTGCGCGGCGCCCATGCGGTGATCGTCGGCGCCTCGAATATCGTCGGCAAGCCGCAAGCCATGCTGCTCTTGCAGGCTGGCGCCACCGTCACCATCTGTAATTCAAAGACCCGCGACCTTGGCCTGCACACGCGCATGGCCGACATCCTGGTGGTGGCTACCGGCAAGCGCAATATCGTCACCGCCGACATGGTCAAGCCGGGCGCTGCCGTGATCGATGTCGGCATGAACCGCGACGATAACGGCAAGCTGTGCGGCGATGTCGATTTTGCCAACGCCAAGGAAGTGGCGGGTTACATCACCCCGGTGCCGGGCGGCGTCGGGCCGATGACCATCACCATGCTGCTGGTCAATACCATCGAAGCCGCAGAAAGAATGTAA
- a CDS encoding GNAT family N-acetyltransferase, producing MQSQVEIKHIESDTDLEASFSVMKELRPHLSDRATYGAQVARQRTQGYRLLAAWSDGAIVGLAGYRLQDNLIYGRFVYVDDLVVTASLHRSGLGERLLQAARQQAVALRCKHFVLDTGLHMALAQRFYFRQGLLAKGMHFVEPLTQEATT from the coding sequence ATGCAGTCCCAGGTAGAAATAAAACACATCGAAAGCGACACCGACCTGGAAGCGTCGTTTTCCGTGATGAAGGAATTGCGGCCGCATCTGAGCGATCGCGCAACATACGGCGCGCAGGTCGCGCGGCAACGCACCCAAGGATATCGCTTGCTTGCGGCATGGTCCGACGGCGCCATCGTCGGACTTGCCGGCTACCGTCTGCAAGACAATCTGATATACGGCCGTTTCGTTTACGTCGATGACCTGGTGGTAACAGCTTCCTTGCATCGCTCCGGGCTCGGCGAACGCCTGTTGCAGGCAGCACGGCAACAAGCCGTCGCATTGCGCTGCAAGCATTTTGTACTGGATACCGGCTTGCACATGGCGCTGGCGCAGCGCTTTTACTTCCGCCAGGGACTGCTTGCCAAGGGCATGCATTTCGTCGAACCGCTTACACAGGAAGCCACCACATGA
- a CDS encoding M3 family metallopeptidase → MTTIQTSNPLLDFTGLAKFDQIKPADISPAIAALLQQAHTVVTLLEASTDAVTWDNFVVPLEHVTEKLGRAWGIVSHLNAVADTPDLRAAYNENQPKLIEFWTALAQNLALFDKYKAIKNNLDFAELSEARRKIVNNALRDFRLGGAELAPAKKARFAEIQEKHAALTTKFSENILDATNAYGLFVDDEAELAGLPDDVRQAARAAAEQDGKPGYKFTLHFPSYFPILQYADNRALREKIYRANATKASELGEKPEWDNSANIVEILRLRNEEAKLLGFKNYAELSLVRKMAKTPAEVMLFLEDLGQRARPFAEQDLAELRAFAAEQLDLAALEAWDLAYAAEKLREQRYAFSEQEVKQYFPEPVVVAGLFQLVQKLFSVDISADRAAVWHPDVKFFRIQKDGKLIGQFYLDLYARNGKRGGAWMDDARARRRLGSEIQTPIAYLTCNFTAPAIVDGAAKPALFTHDEVITLFHEFGHGLHHMLTQVDEIGVSGISGVEWDAVELPSQFMENFCWEWDVLQHMTSEAESGAPLPRALFDKMTAAKNFQSGLQALRQVEFSLFDMRLHDDYDPYGSQSVQDVINQVRSKIAVISPPPFNRFQHSFGHIFAGGYAAGYYSYKWAEVLSADAYSAFEEAASRGGNVVSAETGKKFHAEILAVGGSRPALESFKAFRGREPNIDALLRHSGMAA, encoded by the coding sequence ATGACCACTATTCAAACCAGCAATCCCCTGCTCGACTTTACCGGCCTGGCCAAATTCGACCAGATCAAGCCGGCCGACATCAGCCCGGCGATCGCGGCGCTGCTGCAGCAGGCGCATACCGTGGTGACCTTGCTGGAAGCCTCGACCGACGCCGTGACCTGGGACAATTTTGTAGTCCCGCTGGAACACGTGACGGAGAAGCTGGGCCGCGCCTGGGGCATTGTCAGCCATCTGAATGCGGTAGCCGACACGCCGGACCTGCGCGCCGCGTATAACGAAAACCAGCCGAAACTGATCGAATTCTGGACCGCGCTGGCGCAAAACCTGGCCCTGTTCGACAAATATAAAGCCATCAAGAACAATCTCGATTTTGCCGAGCTGTCGGAGGCGCGCCGCAAGATCGTCAACAACGCCCTGCGCGATTTCAGGCTGGGCGGCGCCGAACTGGCGCCGGCCAAAAAGGCCCGCTTCGCCGAAATCCAGGAAAAACACGCAGCGCTGACCACCAAGTTCTCGGAAAACATCCTCGACGCCACCAACGCCTACGGCCTGTTCGTCGACGACGAAGCCGAACTGGCCGGGCTGCCGGACGATGTACGCCAGGCCGCGCGCGCCGCCGCCGAGCAGGACGGCAAGCCGGGTTACAAATTCACGCTGCATTTCCCATCCTATTTCCCTATCCTGCAATACGCGGACAACCGCGCCCTGCGCGAAAAGATCTATCGCGCCAATGCCACCAAGGCTTCCGAACTGGGCGAAAAGCCGGAATGGGACAACAGCGCGAATATCGTTGAGATCCTGCGCTTGCGCAATGAAGAAGCAAAGCTGCTGGGTTTCAAGAATTACGCCGAGCTGTCGCTGGTGCGCAAGATGGCCAAGACCCCGGCTGAAGTGATGCTTTTCCTGGAAGACCTGGGCCAGCGCGCTCGTCCGTTTGCCGAGCAAGATCTGGCCGAACTGCGCGCGTTCGCCGCGGAACAGCTGGACCTGGCCGCGCTGGAAGCCTGGGACCTGGCGTATGCCGCGGAAAAGCTGCGCGAACAGCGCTATGCTTTCTCGGAACAGGAAGTGAAACAGTATTTTCCTGAGCCGGTGGTAGTCGCAGGCTTGTTCCAGCTGGTGCAGAAACTGTTTTCCGTCGACATCAGCGCCGACCGGGCCGCGGTGTGGCACCCCGACGTCAAGTTTTTCCGGATCCAGAAAGACGGCAAGCTGATCGGCCAGTTTTACCTCGACCTGTATGCCCGCAACGGCAAGCGCGGCGGCGCATGGATGGACGACGCGCGCGCCCGGCGCCGCCTCGGCAGCGAAATCCAGACCCCGATCGCTTACCTGACCTGCAATTTCACGGCGCCGGCGATAGTCGACGGCGCGGCCAAACCGGCCTTGTTTACCCATGACGAAGTGATCACCCTGTTCCATGAGTTCGGCCACGGCTTGCACCACATGCTGACCCAGGTCGACGAAATCGGCGTGTCCGGCATTTCGGGCGTCGAGTGGGATGCGGTCGAACTGCCTTCGCAGTTCATGGAGAACTTCTGCTGGGAGTGGGATGTCTTGCAGCACATGACATCGGAAGCGGAAAGCGGCGCGCCTTTGCCGCGCGCGCTGTTCGACAAGATGACCGCCGCCAAGAATTTCCAGTCCGGGCTGCAGGCTTTGCGCCAGGTCGAGTTTTCCCTGTTCGACATGCGCTTGCACGACGACTATGATCCGTATGGCAGCCAAAGCGTGCAGGATGTGATCAACCAGGTGCGCAGCAAGATCGCGGTCATCAGCCCGCCACCCTTCAATCGCTTCCAGCATTCGTTCGGCCACATTTTCGCCGGCGGTTATGCTGCCGGCTATTACAGCTACAAATGGGCCGAAGTGCTGTCGGCCGATGCCTACAGCGCGTTTGAAGAGGCCGCCTCGCGCGGCGGCAACGTGGTGTCGGCAGAGACCGGAAAGAAGTTCCACGCCGAAATCCTGGCCGTCGGCGGCTCGCGCCCGGCGCTGGAATCGTTCAAGGCCTTCCGCGGACGCGAACCAAACATAGACGCCTTGCTGCGCCATAGCGGCATGGCGGCATAA
- a CDS encoding DNA polymerase III subunit chi → MTQIDFHTNISDKFLYTCRLVRKARAAQRQIVILSSSAEDLATLDRALWTFSEHDFLPHVRAGDPLAAQTPVILAADEETGWPHHQILINLSGKAPQHFARFERMFEIISLADDDKAGGRDRYRFYQQRGYPLTHFVADNV, encoded by the coding sequence ATGACGCAAATCGACTTTCACACCAATATCTCGGACAAGTTCCTGTACACCTGCCGACTGGTGCGTAAAGCGCGCGCGGCACAACGCCAGATCGTCATATTAAGCAGCAGCGCCGAGGATCTGGCGACGCTCGACCGCGCGCTCTGGACCTTCTCAGAGCACGACTTTCTGCCTCACGTCAGGGCCGGCGACCCGCTGGCGGCGCAAACCCCGGTGATCCTGGCCGCCGACGAAGAAACCGGATGGCCGCATCACCAGATCCTGATCAACCTGTCCGGCAAGGCGCCGCAGCATTTCGCCCGCTTCGAAAGAATGTTCGAAATCATCTCGCTGGCCGACGACGACAAGGCCGGCGGCCGCGATCGCTACCGCTTCTACCAGCAACGCGGTTACCCCCTGACCCATTTCGTCGCCGACAACGTATAG
- a CDS encoding carboxymuconolactone decarboxylase family protein — MQTRLDFYTADKDAIKALMGVENQINKGTLDILLKELVRLRASQINGCAFCLDMHVADARKAGESERRMATVSAWRETPFFSDRERAALAWTESLTLVSQNHVPDAVWETVRPHFTDAELVELTLLITSINTWNRFAIAFRKMPV; from the coding sequence ATGCAAACTCGCCTCGACTTCTACACTGCCGACAAAGACGCCATCAAGGCCTTGATGGGTGTTGAAAACCAGATCAACAAAGGCACGCTGGACATCCTGCTCAAGGAACTGGTCCGCCTGCGTGCGTCGCAAATCAACGGCTGTGCATTCTGCCTCGACATGCATGTGGCCGACGCCCGCAAGGCCGGCGAATCGGAACGCCGCATGGCTACCGTCTCGGCCTGGCGCGAAACTCCGTTCTTCAGCGACCGTGAGCGCGCGGCGCTGGCATGGACCGAATCGCTGACGCTGGTTTCGCAAAACCATGTGCCGGACGCAGTGTGGGAAACAGTCCGCCCGCATTTCACCGACGCCGAACTGGTTGAACTGACACTACTCATCACGTCGATCAACACCTGGAACCGGTTTGCCATCGCGTTCCGCAAGATGCCAGTGTAA
- the gshA gene encoding glutamate--cysteine ligase, protein MTDHYTRRLALLGQEQHRGLLGQGLRGIERETLRVEDDGRLALTPHPRALGSALTHPQITTDYSESLLEFITPAEHDIATALTELDAIHRFVYTKLGDELLWSQSMPAHLPAEEQIPIAWYGTSHMGTLKHVYRRGLALRYGKRMQCIAGIHYNYSLAEGVWQALQQAEGASGTAVHFQSESYIALVRNFRRYSWLLMYLFGASPALSKCFLDGRDHRLEELDKDTLYLPYATSLRMSDLGYTSEAQARLTPQFNSLDSYIKSLARAVSQPYPPYAEIGTHRNGEWVQINTNILQIENEYYSTIRPKRVINSGERPIQALSARGVQYIEVRCMDIDPFEPMGINLETSRFLDAFLLFCALDDSPLTSDEESLENTENFSRAVKEGRRPGLQLRRDGNPVGLQTWGKELMQRIGSAAALLDAQRSDGAHAASLAKQNLKLESVELTPSAKVLAILRDNQESFASFALRQSKAHAAYFLAHPPSPEQRNYFETLAATSLSEQESLERSQTGDFDTFVAAYRASTLGNMSV, encoded by the coding sequence TTGACCGATCATTACACTCGCCGGCTGGCGCTGCTAGGGCAAGAGCAGCACCGCGGCTTGCTGGGCCAGGGCCTGCGCGGCATCGAAAGAGAAACCCTGCGCGTCGAGGACGACGGCCGGCTGGCCCTGACGCCGCACCCGCGCGCGCTGGGCTCGGCGCTGACCCATCCGCAGATCACCACCGACTATTCGGAATCGCTGCTGGAATTCATTACCCCGGCCGAGCACGACATTGCGACCGCGCTGACCGAACTGGACGCGATCCACCGTTTCGTCTACACCAAGCTGGGCGACGAACTGCTGTGGAGCCAGTCGATGCCGGCCCATTTGCCGGCGGAAGAGCAGATTCCGATCGCCTGGTATGGCACGTCCCACATGGGGACCCTGAAACACGTCTACCGGCGCGGCCTGGCGCTGCGTTACGGCAAGCGCATGCAATGCATCGCCGGCATCCATTACAACTATTCGCTGGCCGAAGGCGTATGGCAGGCTTTGCAGCAGGCCGAAGGCGCGAGCGGCACGGCAGTGCATTTTCAGTCGGAAAGCTATATTGCACTGGTGCGCAATTTTCGCCGCTACAGCTGGCTGCTGATGTACTTGTTCGGCGCTTCACCGGCCTTGTCCAAGTGTTTCCTGGACGGCCGCGACCATCGGCTGGAAGAACTGGACAAAGACACCCTGTACCTGCCGTACGCCACCAGCCTGCGCATGAGCGACCTCGGCTACACCAGCGAAGCCCAGGCCCGCCTGACGCCGCAGTTCAACAGCCTCGACAGCTATATCAAGAGCCTGGCGCGTGCGGTTAGCCAGCCTTACCCGCCGTACGCAGAAATCGGCACCCATCGCAACGGCGAGTGGGTGCAGATCAACACCAACATCCTGCAGATCGAAAACGAGTACTACTCGACCATCCGGCCGAAACGCGTGATCAATTCCGGCGAACGGCCGATCCAGGCGCTTTCCGCGCGCGGCGTGCAATACATTGAAGTGCGCTGCATGGACATCGACCCGTTCGAACCGATGGGCATCAACCTGGAAACCTCGCGTTTCCTCGATGCCTTCCTGTTGTTCTGCGCACTCGACGACAGCCCGTTGACCAGCGATGAAGAAAGCCTGGAAAACACCGAGAATTTCTCGCGTGCAGTGAAGGAAGGGCGGCGTCCCGGTTTGCAGTTGCGGCGCGACGGCAATCCGGTCGGCCTGCAAACCTGGGGCAAGGAACTGATGCAGCGCATCGGTTCGGCGGCAGCCCTGCTCGATGCCCAGCGCAGCGACGGCGCCCATGCGGCATCGCTGGCGAAACAAAACCTCAAGCTGGAATCGGTTGAATTGACGCCGTCGGCGAAGGTATTGGCGATCCTGCGCGACAACCAGGAATCGTTCGCCAGCTTTGCGCTGCGCCAGAGCAAGGCGCATGCGGCATATTTCCTGGCGCATCCTCCGAGCCCGGAACAACGCAATTATTTCGAAACGCTGGCGGCGACGTCCTTGTCGGAGCAGGAAAGCCTGGAGCGCAGCCAGACCGGGGATTTCGATACTTTTGTCGCGGCTTATCGCGCCAGTACGCTGGGCAACATGAGCGTTTAG